The following coding sequences are from one Streptomyces sp. TS71-3 window:
- a CDS encoding ScbR family autoregulator-binding transcription factor: protein MSRGESTRSRILLAAAEGFGAHGYHRTSVADISREAGVTGGALYFHFDSKEQLAAAVLELEDDIWPALAMAVRVRERSGLRGLVEFSYEAACRMAHDPVARAGFRLRVEGEPDGEGTHGAELRWLSLVTEFLALAQRQREIRADLLPVDIAHVFVEALTGMRLLSLAVEWADLDPRLCRLWDALLRMVLAEGSTFSLRPPREVPAACPPGRPEDDRAHPARPLGSTTARKHEP from the coding sequence CTGTCGAGAGGCGAGAGCACACGGAGCCGAATCCTCCTCGCGGCCGCGGAAGGCTTCGGCGCACACGGGTACCACAGGACGAGCGTCGCCGACATCAGCCGGGAAGCCGGCGTGACCGGCGGGGCGCTCTACTTCCACTTCGACTCGAAGGAGCAGCTGGCCGCCGCCGTCCTGGAACTGGAGGACGACATCTGGCCGGCCCTGGCGATGGCCGTCCGGGTGCGGGAGCGCAGCGGGCTGCGGGGCCTCGTCGAGTTCTCCTACGAGGCCGCGTGCCGCATGGCGCACGACCCCGTCGCCCGGGCCGGGTTCCGCCTCCGGGTGGAGGGCGAGCCCGACGGCGAGGGCACGCACGGCGCGGAACTGCGGTGGCTCTCCCTGGTCACGGAGTTCCTCGCGCTGGCCCAGCGGCAGCGGGAGATACGGGCGGACCTGCTGCCCGTGGACATCGCCCACGTCTTCGTGGAGGCGCTCACCGGGATGCGGCTGCTCTCCCTCGCGGTGGAGTGGGCCGACCTGGACCCGCGGCTGTGCAGGCTGTGGGACGCCCTGCTGCGGATGGTGCTGGCGGAGGGCAGTACCTTCTCGCTCCGGCCGCCCCGCGAGGTGCCGGCGGCGTGCCCGCCCGGCCGGCCGGAAGACGACCGGGCACACCCGGCACGACCCCTGGGAAGCACGACCGCCCGGAAGCACGAGCCCTGA